The Bactrocera dorsalis isolate Fly_Bdor chromosome 3, ASM2337382v1, whole genome shotgun sequence genomic interval tttttaaagctggatcagaatttttatgaaattttaaatattaaaattaaaaaaaaaatatgttaaattcgGATTTCTGTGATTTGAATATTGTTATTTcttcacatataaataaaatgaaaatgttgtgtatttatttttttgagctgcaatttagtaaattttatacctatataaagggtgattttttaagagcttgataactttttttaaaaaaaaaacgcataaaatttgcaaaatctcatcggttctttatttgaaacgttagattggttcatgacatttactttttgaagataatttcatttaaatgttgaccgcggctgcgtcttaggtggtccattcggaaagtccaattttgggcaactttttcgagcatttcggccggaatagcccgaatttcttcggaaatgttgtcttccaaagctggaatagttgctggcttatttctgtagactttagacttgacgtagccccacaaaaaatagtcttcttcttcttctttactggcgtagacaccgcttacgcgattatagccgagtcgatagtctaaaggcgttaaatcgcatgatcttggtggccaacttacgggtccatttcttgagatgaattgttgtccgaagttttccctcaaaatggccatagaatcgcgagctgtgtggcatgtagcgccatcttgttgaaaccacatgtcaaccaagttcagttcttccatttttggcaacaaaaagtttgttagcatcgaacgatagcgatcgccattcaccgtaacgttgcgtccaacagcatctttgaaaaaatacggtccaatgattccaccagcgtacaaaccacaccaaacagtgcattttttgggatgcatgggcagttcttgaacggcttctggttgctcttcaccccaaatgcggcaattttgcttatttacgtagccattcaaccagaaatgagcctcatcgctgaacaaaatttgtcgataaaaaagcggattttcacatttcgaaccgaacactgattttggtaataaaattcaatgatttgcaagcgttgctcgttagtaagtctattcatgatgaaatgtcaaagcatactgagcatctttctctttgacaccatgtctgaaatcccacgtgatctgtcaaatactaatgcatgaaaatcctaacctcaaaaaaatcaccctttactttgtagaattaaaaacaaaaaattaattcaaaaaattttttttttgcaaaatcgaaattaatttcTGCTATATGCTctatccttaattttttttaacgaatattaatgtttgtttttgagtttcttaaaaaaaaattgaaaattcaaatttaatttgttttaataatttcttatactacatatatttctgtaatacatatataatatcatataaattcttatacaatttattttatgcagttaaaatttatgttttctacaaaattttgttaagattgGTTTATACGTATGTATTAATGCGCTATATTTTATTCGACACcgcctttaaaaaaattatatgcactgctttgcttcaaaataataaaaaaaaattgaaatagaaaACATTTCATAAcacttattttaacaaaaaataaaataaatacaaaaaattataggaCAAAcactaaaaatgcatttaaagcaaatattcggCCAACTAATGGCATCCCGCCCACATGCTGAGCATATTTCACACAAtaacattaagaaaaaaattaaacacctaacaaaaataaagaaaattttactttgaaattaaaaataaatctaataaATTGCGCTTGAAGCACGCAGCTGTCGCTTATGCTGTGTCCAACCGCTGCCGCCGCCAACGCCGCACCGACCGCTACCACTACTACCACACTAGCAGCCACATACCAAAGCCCAACGCACAACGCCGTCGCCAACCGCCAGCGGAAATGAAccgtcaaacaaaaaatataataatttttgtacatattttcatattatgcgcgctcataatttattttatgaggCAAGAAATGGCTACAAATTAAAACTCACTGAAGCTTGAAAGAACTATGAACATTTTATtggtattttatttcaaaaattttattaatttagtttcttttatatttttcctccttaaaatatatttttataatgcgAATTTagtctaatatttttattgttgttctttCTTTCAACTTTTCTGTTCGCTTTAGAATTTGCGTGGGTGACGCTAACAACGAATGACACGTACTCGCTGGGCGCTTTGGTGTTGGCGCACTCGCTACGCCGCACCGGCACCGCCCATCAGCTGGCCGTCTTGGTGACGCCTGCCGTGTCGGCGGCCATGCGCCAGCGCCTACAAGATGTCTACAATGTCGTGCAGGAGGTGAATGTTTTGGACTCACAGGATGCCGCCAATTTGGCACTGCTCGCACGCCCCGAACTCGGTGTTACATTCACAAAACTGCACTGCTGGCGCCTCGTGCAATTCGAGAAGTGCGTCTTCCTCGATGCCGACACACTGGTGCGTATGAGCGCGCGATCACGCagacattaacattaacattttttttattctttgctTTGTCTCCCTTGTAGGTGCTGCAAAACAGCGATGAGCTGTTCGAGCGCGAGGAACTGTCGGCCGCACCCGATGTCAGCTGGCCCGACTGCTTCAACTCCGGTGTGTTCGTCTATCGTCCCAGCTTGGAGACGTTCGCCAAAATCACACAGTTCGCCATAGAGCATGGCAGTTTCGATGGCGGCGATCAGGGTTTGCTCAACTTGTACTTCGGCGATTGGGCGCAAAGCGACATTAAGAAGCACTTGCCATTCATCTACAATGTGGCCGCATTCGCTTCGTACTGCTACTTGCCCGCATTCAAACAGTGGGTGGCGTGTTCTTTTGCAaacgattttttcgaaaatttttgattttcatgcATTTCATTTGCGTTTTGTAGGTTCAGAGATAAGATTAAGATTTTGCATTTTGCGGGCAAATTGAAGCCATGGCTCATACAATTCAATTCCGAGAACCGCACAGCACTGACGCCCACAGAGTATGCGCACGCCGCCGACTTGATACAGCTCTGGTGGAGCATCTTCTGCGACAATGTGCACCAGCAGTTGTCCGATGATATGGTGAGTGTTTTTTaaatctcaaaaattaaaaaaaaatatgtatttcattattattatattttacttacctactcattattttatttttgaaattatttttatttatttttaatttgtttggaatttatttttgctaAACGCAAGCATAATTTCAACTGTTTTTGCTAGTTTATTTACCGTTTTATTACACTAAttacttaataatattaatttcttgaATTTTCGTGTTCGAATTTGTTCGATGAAACTAAATTGTTGCAAAATGCCTTTTTCCAAATTCCTTTACAAGTCTGCGCAAGGATTTAGTAGTGAATGTGAAGCTGTGGTGGTAAGATATGTAAGTCGAAGCGCTCTCTTAAACTACAACAATTATAACCTGCCCACATACATGCCTATATTTAGTAAACTTTAGCAATTTCACAGTTCCGCTATGTTAACTGAATGTTGTACAgcatcaatatatatatatacttgcatacatacatgtataagtatgtataaacacCTTTAAATACTCTTGAAAGCAAAGGTAGCGGgtatgcatttttttgttgtaaataattgATTTCGAAGTCACCATTCATAAgcgtgtgtaaatatttatatttagtgcGATGATAGAtgtcatataatacatatacatatacaatataaaaaattgattttttaagtttttttaaattaaaaaaaaaattgaaaaatatatattgaatataaaattaagaGTTTAGTCACTTTCCAATCGAATTTcaccaataaaatatatttatcaaaCTTTTTTTCTCCCTTTCAAATTCGGCCCTAACCTCACAATTTGTTCAGGCAGTATACATAAAACGTGGCGTTGGTTAATAGTAGGGTTTAGATTGGTTCATTTGTGGAgaggtttattaaaatttttatcttttattttttttcttattttcttaactacgctaatctaaaatttttttctaacctCTAACAGACAATAGGTGTAAGATTtcgaaaaaacttttaattagtACTATTGATTTTACCATAATGTTCATTAAAATTAGCCCTGACTGTATTCAATTACTTGATTGgtttaatttcaaaatagtgTTAAAGTcacgatttttttcgaaaatttattacgAATATTCAAGTATGCGTTGAGCACTATTAAGGCTAATCTAGTTACATAGATCGAAATACAGCTCTGATGTGAATGATTTATAGTAAAGCTTTAcgtaagagcttgataactttttttaaaaaaaacgcataaaatttgcaaaatctcatcggttctttatttgaaacgttagattggttcatgacatttactttttgaagataatttcatttaaatgttgaccgcggctgcgtcttaggtggtccattcggaaagtccaattttgggcaactttttcgagcatttcggccggaatagcccgaatttcttcggaaatgttgtcttccaaagctggaatagttgctggcttatttctgtagactttagacttgacgtagccccacaaaaaatagtctaaaggcgttaaatcgcatgatcttggtggccaacttacgggtccatttcttgagatgaattgttgtccgaagttttccctcaaaatggccatagaatcgcgagctgtgtggcatgtagcgccatcttgttgaaaccacatgtcaaccaagttcagttcttccatttttggcaacaaaaagtttgttagcatcgaacgatagcgatcgccattcaccgtaacgttgcgtccaacagcatctttgaaaaaatacggtccaatgattccaccagcgtacaaaccacaccaaacagtgcatttttcgggatgcatgggcagttcttgaacggcttctggttgctcttcaccccaaatgcggcaattttgcttatttacttagccattcaaccagaaatgagcctcatcgctgaacaaaatttgtcgataaacacatttcgaaccgaacactgattttggtaataaaattcaatgatttgcaagcgttgctcgttagtaagtctattcatgatgaaatgtcaaagcatactgagcatctttctctttgacaccatgtctgaaatcccacgtgatctgtcaaatactaatgcatgaaaatcctaacctcaaaaaaatcacccgttagtaaagATCTACGTTGACTGGAGACTTTATATGGAAGTTCGAAAacgagtttttcaatatttttgaactatcaaacatttaaatatataacaatttcaaaaaatatgttattagaACTCAAACTGTTTTCAAAACCTATTTCGAGTTTTCGAacattgaaaaattaagttttcaaaaattcaaaattttttttcggaacTGAGGAACATAAGTAAATATAGTCTTCAAATGTTTTGTTCCATAAAGCTTAACGATTGACCTATGTACATCCTTTTttcgagaaataaaaaaatcgaatttcgaaaaattcaaatttttaacctctttttttcaaatttgaggTAACAAACGAAATAtggttttaaataataataataatataaattttttcgagaaatgaaaaaaaccgaatatcgaaaaatggaaatttcgaacataattttacaaatttcggCTATTAAGCTAAATAtggttttaaataataataatataatttcaaaagaaGTCAtccacttttcaaaaaattcaacaatcgaatatttaaaaatggaaatttcgaactttaatttcgaaattttaggAATAAAGCTATGTACATATGGctttaaataacaataatactataaatccaaaaaaaatcaatagcATTTTTCAATTACGAAAAATCGAATAACTCGaactttatttttctaatttgagaaaatattaagCAGTAAACATCAAAATACATTCTATAAcgaattttcgaacattgagaaaaataaaaattcggaAAATCGAACAATTTAAATGAGGAAACTGTATTTAAACTATGCAAACTGCATAAGTGTTAACAGTTTCTGAACATTCTATATACAATTTTCGaataatgaaaatatcgaatttcGAAAATGCTACTTTCTTGAACTATTTTGTTATTAGAGATTAATAGTTTTTggacaattaattttaattaataatttaaacttaataaaaaattctatagCAAATTTCCAACTTCGAGTCGAATGCATCGAACTTTTCTTTATCATTTGGGGAACTTAAGCAAATTTGAAACAGtaaagattgaaaaaaattcaaaaaatcgaattactTTAGTGAGGAAATTaagaatattattaatatgcAAACCGCTTAAGTACCAAAGGTTTCTGTCCACACTATATAAAATTTTGGGgtaatcaaaaatatcgaatttCGAAAATGGGAACTTCcccatttttatacttttttatttgaagtatatatattttaaatcgtATAAAAGTAAATGCATTAAATCATAAAtactaagaaaatttttatcttCGAAAAATCGAATTCGTGGAACTTCTTTTTATCACTTGAGCGTTTTAAACAAGTACAAATTTTAAACAGTACGCAtcgaaaaagttcgaataattggtatttcgaattttcgaacattgaTAAATTCgagattcgaaaaaaaaaatttaattaagagcAAAAAGGAGATggagaatgaaaatatttaaaattttcaaaccgtgctaacaaaatatttaggtacaaaacaaaattaaatatttttaacaaataaaagctTTCACAATCTCAATTAAAGCAAGTTATTCTTCTTTTCCCCcaacttacatattttttgaacatattaaaaaataaattctaaaatccaaggataatattttcgaaaggacacttttaaataaataattttacaggaCAGATAGGTGAGAAACATTGAAAGAACTAGAGGCTAtctcaaaaatttagttttagagTTTGTGCAGTATTTCGATGATTGGAAAAAGCGCTGGCATTAGTGTAAAGTACTAAATGTGCACTATTTtaaaagcaacagcaataagttgacaaatgaatatatatttttttgtttcaataaacaaaaattcacGTCTCTTTCGAACGCACCTCGTATGCAACTAATTAAGCTTTGCAAATAGACGATAATCAACGCAAACATTTCAAAAACGCATTGCGTTCAAATAGTTTTCAACACTTAACTAAAACATTAGACTCGACGTTGTTAAAGGCGCACACACACTTgggcaaatatttttgttttcgttctaAGCGTGTCGCtctaaaaatacacacatttgtacaCTGAAATACATACACAAGCAATGAGGTCAAAAGCTTTGTATACTtctgcaattaaaatatttgtttatttacaatttttggttatttcgAATTTATTCTTTCAATTGCAAAATATCTATTGGCTGttaatattgtttggcaaatatTGTGAACTCATTTCTTATGCATTAAAGCCTTATTTATTAGCACAACCCCCACTAGTTTGGCTATTTTTGGCAACCACTGTACAAACTGCCGCTGTTTGATGGATTAATGGATAAATAGTGCGGACTTTTGTGGCCAAAGTgttttgattaaatatttaatttcgaaatttcaataatatttttttgccacAAACATGTCACTAGTTGGGTAAATAAGTCAAAATAGTGCTAAAATATTTCTTGTGTGTTTTGATATTCTGATTTTCATCTTTAATCCATTTGCGCTAAATTGTGGCAGCTGAGAGCCTCAACAAGAAAAATAGATACGTACACATTTTGCGTTTATTTCGCTtatgaatatgtgtatataaacatatatattatatatatatacaattatatgtatgtataaccaaTTTTGCGCATCTGCAGTTGACTTTTCGTTGCCAACACCCCGAAATCAAGTCATGGCCGCCACACCCAAATCACTTTCCACGCATAATTGGCGCAATCGCCTCtgtttcatttcaaatttttcgatGAAATCTGCGCAAATTTTcccacgtacatatgtatgtgcctgtGTTTATGCATAATTCACTGTTATTCTGAAGTGTGATTAGCGCAGCAACAAATTGGCATTTGGCCAGCGAGAGCGGCATAAACAAATTGTTCATAGTTTATTTATACAATGACAGAGAAAATAGATTaaggatatattatatatacctaTGTACGAGTTTATACCTATAATGTGTAGATATATTgcgttttgagaaaaaattttgatattttaaaacaaattaaatattcaacaaaattggattaaaaataaaatttatttccgttaaagaaaattttcaattctagAAAAAGTGAAGAGTTCTGCAGTATAGGGAATATTGAATGTAGTTGTTTTCTGACCTCGATGCAATGCGAATGCTTCTAGAATAGATTATTTCATCCAGAATGCCAAATTCTAGGCCACTTTGAagcgaatttttttaattctcataTATCGAAAAAAGGTATAGgaacattttttggtaaaaataatatgatttttttattatttttgaggctaaaaaattatgtataatatttttcatagagAACATTATATTTTAGACCCCCACCATAGAATAGCATTCGTTCATTGTCGAGCCTTTACCAAACTAATGCATTTCTAAAAATTCCTACATAAAAACATATCGAGTGGGAGGTTCtatcataacatttttttctgcgAATTATATCAGGTTTAAGCTTGgttgatgtttttgttttttaccaTTAACTATCTTAATTCCACCTGAACTATCTCTTGTACcagttttagaaatattttcgaagcctCCTTGTAGGAACTATATACCATCTTAATTTTCATCAGCTTGGACTAAGAAATGATGACTAATGACTAATATATAATATCCATCATCTTTAGGGAGTTTCTAGCTCATTTCAAATGTATTTTTGTGAGCCTATTAgcctatagcctatagctgtgatttaaatatgtataccaTGTATCAAAATGCCCAAATATACGTAAGAGATGTCAAATTCATAAACTAATTTAGACCATAGGCATATTTCGGAGGCACATAGTTATGTGCTTAAAGACGAGAGAACTTTAAGAGCTTCTACAGCGTGTCTTAGATTTGATAACACAGCGTTTTCCAATAAGTGTGATatgatttctacaaaaaaagacattaattgttaaggaaataaTGTGAAGTAGAATTGATACAGTAAggttctgaatataacatcattcaaatggcctccacgacttcttttaCAGAACGAGTTCGATGAACTCAATTTCTGACTACTTTTTCTACTAAATCAAGTCGGATGTCATGAATAGCATGTTCAACATTCACTCCTAAAACTTAaaagtctggtttattgctaaagactaATGAACCTCACAAGAAATAGTCTAATGGCGTTAAATCCCAACTTATTGACGACCATTCagtgtcacaatttcttgaaacaaTTGAATCTTCAAACTTTTATTGCAATAACAAATACTCTGTGGAACGTAGCCCCATattgttggaaccagatattGTAAAGATCAAATTCTTTCGTTTGTGACCATAAAAAggtggttatcatcgatctatagtATACTGCTCTGCATTTACTGTAACGTTGTCGACAGCTTCTTTCAAAAGAAGTACCAAACTGCCagtttagataaaaaaaatggttgttcatgaataatttgttgattttctcttcgatagttttgtttgtttatctCACCAATAAGGTGATAAGGAGCCTCATCCGAgcagatgattttcttaaaataattgtcATGGTTCTAGGGAAAATCAGCAATTTAACCATGTTTACGGTGTTCCAATGGCTTCAGTACTTCAGTGAGAAAAACTTTATGCGGATGCAAGCccgccaggttgtggtttgagacagttCCGTTTCCTGAGAACGGCTTGGAATCAACAAATTGCGATCTTCAGAAACACTTGcttgaacggcagcaatattttctttacttcgAGCTGTACTTTGTCATGACGTACTCAAATGGCCGAAATGAActtaaaaatcatataatctcTATTGGAAAACCCTATATCTGAAAACAAATGATGTTTTTCGGAAACTGACCTTAGGCAAACAGGTGAACATTACACAGagtacttatatattatatatccttcaaaaatgttgaaacaagATGAGAActccaaattattttgaaacaaaaaactactGTTACCCAACAAAGACCttacacaaataaatacagCTTCAAATTCAGGTTATAATTACTCCTTTGCGCCATTTATtcaattcgaaatattttttttttagaaaactttaaGCGTTTAAAGCATTTCTGCATGCTGTTACTAGTTCTAATAGCTAAATATAACTACCGTTATGCATATATGATTTCTTATTTTACACCAATTATTACTAACAACTgctaaaagttatatatatttttatatttttctaatacttAACATGccaaatgaaataataaaacccaactaaattttccaaaaaaccaaaattcaaaaacaaaaatcataatttgtaTTCGAAACGCATTTATGCCTTAACTCATATGAATGTGCTATCTCCAAATTATGCTAAAAACATACCAAAAACACTATTGGCCTGCTTTGTGATTGAAACGAAACGAAAACCGATACGAAACCCGACAACGAATCGCTAAATTGTACGAAACGAACAAATGTCCTTGGCACGCAGTGTGGCGCCATTGTTCATTATTACTATCACTATCGACCCGAACcaccagcacaacaacaacacgatcATTACTATCATCATTACGAACATGAGCAacaccatcatcatcaacagcagcaacacgAACATTCACCGTCGCCGAATTATTACGAGTTCGAAGAAATTAAAGAGTTTCGCGATCCTTGGGAAGATTACTATGAGAATTTAGCCAGAGAGAGTGAGCAGCACCATGAACAACATTATGAACCCGAACAACACCATCACGAACAACATTATGAGCAAGAGCAACACCATCACGAGCAACACTATGAACCAGAACAACACCATCACGAACAGCATCAGCACGAAGAACATCACCAACACGAATGGCAACAGCCAGCCGCAGAGCCAACACACGAGTGGCAAAACAGAGAGCAAGAACAATCAAGACAAGCGCATAGTGAGGCTAATTATGAGCGAGAACAAGCTGCCGCTGTTGAAACCCCACAatcacagcagcaacaacaagagtaCCATGAACAAAAAGACAAGCCAATAGAACAATATCAGGCACCTGCATCCCATGAGTCCCATGGAACGCATGTTAGTCCTGTTAGCCATGAATCCCATGAGCAAAGTACAAAACCTTCAACAAGCAAAAGTGTTGAAGCCACTGCCACTGAGCAACGAGTTTATGAAGCTGATATTCATAAAGAGAGCACTGCCCAAAAACAACAAGACTCCTCATCTGTAAAGCAAAAATCACAGAGTACAGATGGGACAAAGAAAAAAACCGTTAGCACTAGGTCTAGTACAGATAAGCAAGCATTCCGTAGTGAAGATGTGAATGAAAttgaaagagaaaacaaaaacaaaactaatgaAAAGAATGAGGTAAAGTGACATGTCACGATCATATGACACACTCATGACATACTCAAGTGCTAAATAGTTGAACTTCATTTATCTAGTATTATTTATAAAGCACTCCATACGATTTCGGGTATAGAAATGTATATTATTACGGGCCTAGTTGGTGTTGCATAGAGGCATATTtagtaaaaacaaacatttttaaagtgaaattgtCTGTAAATATTTGGGAGTTGCCAGATTTGTTGAAACTATCAGTTTGGTATTATATATACTAGTTGTATCACTAGTTGTATTCGATGGTATTACTAGCGCATGTCATTATTTTTGGCCTAGGCGGGCTTTTGTTATACTATTCAAGGTGCATACCCTTcgctttcaataaaaaattaaaaaaatattttgtggtcTAACGTTAAAACTTTGTTGAGAATACACTGCCTTTTCAGACACTACTCATTgcttcattaaattttcatttgcaaactttaatactttttcaatCATTTTGTCAAAAACCATTTTGACTCGCCATGTCAAAAATCATGTCATGCTATCGCTAGTTCTGTCAGCCATCTTGTGTcaaagtaaaattatatttgccATTCCATCGTTTGAAGTAAAGTATTTTCATGTCATTATGATCGTGTAAGTCATTACATTTATCATTTCTAATTTCATTAGTTTGCTTAGTTAGGCATATAAAATGCTGTCATTTGTATTGTCAACAGTCATGTCATGAGTTGAGCCCATTGTCATGTCATGAGTTAAACTAGCTGTCATCTTATAAGTCTCGTTGATAGTTTTGCTAAAATCACGTTATGAGTCAAGCCGTCAAATCATGGATTTAATGTTGTATTAAGTCCCATGTGTCATCTGTCATATGTCATGAGTCACGTCAATTGTCTTGTTTCTAGTAatagtcaaaaaatatttaatataaaatgtagaTTTATCAAGTCAATTGTCTTTATGCTATATAATTCATATATCgtcatatttatattcattcgTACCGTCTTTCGTCATAATTTTGCTGTCAGTTCGTGTGCTTGTCATTTTACTCAttcatttgtttatgttttctaATCAAATATTCATTCATTCACCATCAACGCACGAATTGCTTACTGCGATATCTTAATCCTAAGAAAAggaatacataaaataattaaaaaaaaaattgacaaaaattaaaatatttaaatatattgagaAAGGACCTATATTGAGGGTAAGAAAGAAGGTCAGCAAATAATGTGTTTTCAAGTTATTTTCTGCAGCATATTTAAGGGTTCGGTGTTCATACAGTTCtcattgtttataaataaaaattagcgTTATAAAGATAAATCAGCtgttaccagtaataaatgtgaaaacaatAGCTAAAAGATGTTTAAGTTCTCACTTCAGATCGCCTTAGATATTTTATTCCAATGACTCTTTTATCTTatctaacaaattttcttttgactTGGGTCCAAACATGTCTAGGTTATGTCTTTTCCAAAGTTGTATCCCAGCAGTAATAACTGAATATCTTAAAATCGGAGTTTATTACATAAATTGAGTTTCTTTGTAGAAGAGCAGGATTACTGACCATATAAAGCAGTTCTTCCGTAAGCTGGGAATAC includes:
- the LOC105231209 gene encoding putative uncharacterized protein DDB_G0271606 isoform X1; the encoded protein is MSKFAWVTLTTNDTYSLGALVLAHSLRRTGTAHQLAVLVTPAVSAAMRQRLQDVYNVVQEVNVLDSQDAANLALLARPELGVTFTKLHCWRLVQFEKCVFLDADTLVLQNSDELFEREELSAAPDVSWPDCFNSGVFVYRPSLETFAKITQFAIEHGSFDGGDQGLLNLYFGDWAQSDIKKHLPFIYNVAAFASYCYLPAFKQFRDKIKILHFAGKLKPWLIQFNSENRTALTPTEYAHAADLIQLWWSIFCDNVHQQLSDDMCGAIVHYYYHYRPEPPAQQQHDHYYHHYEHEQHHHHQQQQHEHSPSPNYYEFEEIKEFRDPWEDYYENLARESEQHHEQHYEPEQHHHEQHYEQEQHHHEQHYEPEQHHHEQHQHEEHHQHEWQQPAAEPTHEWQNREQEQSRQAHSEANYEREQAAAVETPQSQQQQQEYHEQKDKPIEQYQAPASHESHGTHVSPVSHESHEQSTKPSTSKSVEATATEQRVYEADIHKESTAQKQQDSSSVKQKSQSTDGTKKKTVSTRSSTDKQAFRSEDVNEIERENKNKTNEKNEAGLAGALSQLRLGEQRTPEQEAYEQLMRRQCWEAGQIDYTGRDAFDNIWKKITQTLESKPGATPPQEEDKSAEHHYIENPMPPNNFIPLHIGGNAAAEAAESERLERINRMLQESAEKLEELKVEDVFTRPLLAAPTNTAATRSRSPARQQNTNTNNNNTNLKISNNNNNNDTNTQRSLKRTASPRPVQQQQQQRQVQTQQQLLQLQEQQQQQQAIQRELQQQQELQRQLLQQQQQELKRQLQQQEHERALQRQLQQQEHERAIQRQLQQQEHERAIQRQLQQQQQVTVQRQVQQQQQVTVQKQAQQVTVQRQVQQQQVTVQSQGQQQQVIVQRQLQQQQVTVQRQAQQQEVIAQRHLQQQQVTVQRQAQQQQVTAPREAPQPVPLSSKIPPPLLSPPIQQQPLPQTQQLLRPQQQQPTTQQPQRPPRQNQHHQQQQQQLPQTSQQAQAQGASAKQLANKSNRKSK
- the LOC105231209 gene encoding putative uncharacterized protein DDB_G0271606 isoform X3, with the translated sequence MSKFAWVTLTTNDTYSLGALVLAHSLRRTGTAHQLAVLVTPAVSAAMRQRLQDVYNVVQEVNVLDSQDAANLALLARPELGVTFTKLHCWRLVQFEKCVFLDADTLVLQNSDELFEREELSAAPDVSWPDCFNSGVFVYRPSLETFAKITQFAIEHGSFDGGDQGLLNLYFGDWAQSDIKKHLPFIYNVAAFASYCYLPAFKQFRDKIKILHFAGKLKPWLIQFNSENRTALTPTEYAHAADLIQLWWSIFCDNVHQQLSDDMCGAIVHYYYHYRPEPPAQQQHDHYYHHYEHEQHHHHQQQQHEHSPSPNYYEFEEIKEFRDPWEDYYENLARESEQHHEQHYEPEQHHHEQHYEQEQHHHEQHYEPEQHHHEQHQHEEHHQHEWQQPAAEPTHEWQNREQEQSRQAHSEANYEREQAAAVETPQSQQQQQEYHEQKDKPIEQYQAPASHESHGTHVSPVSHESHEQSTKPSTSKSVEATATEQRVYEADIHKESTAQKQQDSSSVKQKSQSTDGTKKKTVSTRSSTDKQAFRSEDVNEIERENKNKTNEKNEAGLAGALSQLRLGEQRTPEQEAYEQLMRRQCWEAGQIDYTGRDAFDNIWKKITQTLESKPGATPPQEEDKSAEHHYIENPMPPNNFIPLHIGGNAAAEAAESERLERINRMLQESAEKLEELKVEDVFTRPLLAAPTNTAATRSRSPARQQNTNTNNNNTNLKISNNNNNNDTNTQRSLKRTASPRPVQQQQQQRQVQTQQQLLQLQEQQQQQQAIQRELQQQQELQRQLLQQQQQELKRQLQQQEHERALQRQLQQQEHERAIQRQLQQQEHERAIQRQLQQQQQVTVQRQVQQQQQVTVQKQAQQVTVQRQVQQQQVTVQSQGQQQQVIVQRQLQQQQVTVQRQAQQQQVTAPREAPQPVPLSSKIPPPLLSPPIQQQPLPQTQQLLRPQQQQPTTQQPQRPPRQNQHHQQQQQQLPQTSQQAQAQGASAKQLANKSNRKSK
- the LOC105231209 gene encoding glycogenin-1 isoform X8; the protein is MSKFAWVTLTTNDTYSLGALVLAHSLRRTGTAHQLAVLVTPAVSAAMRQRLQDVYNVVQEVNVLDSQDAANLALLARPELGVTFTKLHCWRLVQFEKCVFLDADTLVLQNSDELFEREELSAAPDVSWPDCFNSGVFVYRPSLETFAKITQFAIEHGSFDGGDQGLLNLYFGDWAQSDIKKHLPFIYNVAAFASYCYLPAFKQFRDKIKILHFAGKLKPWLIQFNSENRTALTPTEYAHAADLIQLWWSIFCDNVHQQLSDDMAGLAGALSQLRLGEQRTPEQEAYEQLMRRQCWEAGQIDYTGRDAFDNIWKKITQTLESKPGATPPQEEDKSGTS